The following proteins are encoded in a genomic region of Oryza brachyantha chromosome 11, ObraRS2, whole genome shotgun sequence:
- the LOC102707627 gene encoding retinoblastoma-related protein 2 isoform X1, translating to MASPPPPAVEARLADLCKELGVDEGVAGEAAALLEEGKGALLASPSFGSRSPGDVEKLCFAFVLYCASKLKEAKAGSRVRLWEILKGCKLKCHDFLKESQQLALKVDQVLGSRYGLDWEARLELKQLDILVNLLADASRFYRKAFNELFLSSSPDQQPRLTTNIPDYIRFGWLLFLMLRSKSPELFKDLVSCIHGLVAILAILLIHVPAKFRSFTIEGSSHLIKQTEKGVDLLASLCHNYHTSEDRLKEMMGKSYKVIEVFLSRKVLSASELKTTNLDKIDTDGLMYFKDLVDDEFFPSNLGKLEKLCSTTGCEGELDLEMFLISNDYILSAENPYGGSANLGCSKRIFETLASPTKTIKNMLAAPSSPSSPANGGLIKIVQMTPVTSAMTTAKWLRDVISSLPDKPSSNLEQFLSSCDTDLRTNVIKRVSIILEAIFPTKSVDRGASIGLNCANAFDTPWAEARKMEASKLYYRVLEAICRAESQNNNKNNLTPLLSNERFHRCLIACSAELVLATHKTVIMMFPAVLESTGLTAFDLSKIIETFVRHEETLPRELKRHLNSLEEQLLESMSWEKGSSLYNSLVVARPSLAQEINCIGLLAEPMPSLDGIVAWQNIHSEGLTTAPSKRRPSADVNCDPQSPKRLCTESRNSLVERNLQTPPPKQSQTGLSSLKAKYHPLQATFASPTVSNPVSGNEKCAVVGVQIFFSKILKLAAIRIRNLCERLRHEELTVSVYNIFKQIVDQQTALFFNRHVDQIILCCLYGVAKVSQLPLTFKEIVNNYKREPQCKPEVFRSVFVGNTNRNGGLGSRHVDIIVFYNQVFVPTVKPLLVALMPSGTRPEDKKNTNSQLPGSPKPSPFSNLPDMSPKKVSSSHNVYVSPLRQTKMDVLLSPSSRSFYACIGESTQAFQSPSKDLAAINNRLNYSSRRINTRINFDMVSDSVVAGSLGQPNGGSASSDPAAAFSPLSKKSKTDS from the exons atggcgtcgccgcctcctcccgccgtgGAGGCGCGTCTCGCGGATCTCTGCAAG GAGCTGGGAGTGGACGAAGGCGTCGCCGGGGAGGCTGCGGCGTTGctggaggaggggaagggcgCGCtcctcgcgtcgccgtcgttcggGAGCAGATCG CCGGGGGATGTTGAGAAGCTGTGCTTCGCGTTCGTGCTGTACTGCGCCTCCAAGCTGAAGGAGGCGAAGGCTGGCTCCCGCGTTAGGCTGTGGGAGATCTTGAAGGGGTGCAAGCTCAA GTGCCATGATTTCTTAAAGGAATCGCAGCAGCTTGCTCTGAAGGTCGACCAGGTCTTGGGAAGCCGATATGGGTTGGATTGGGAAGCTCGGCTAGAG CTCAAGCAATTGGATATTTTAGTAAATCTATTGGCAGATGCAAGCAG GTTCTATCGCAAAGCATTTAATGAGCTATTCTTGAGCTCCAGTCCTGATCAGCAGCCTCGATTAACTACAAATATTCCTGATTATATCCGTTTTGGGTGGCTGCTCTTCTTAATGCTTCGCTCAAAATCACCTGAACTGTTTAAGGACCTGGTATCCTGCATCCATGGACTAGTTGCCATATTG GCCATACTTTTAATTCATGTGCCTGCTAAATTTAGGAGCTTCACAATCGAAGGTTCTTCCCACTTAA TCAAACAAACTGAGAAAGGTGTAGACCTTCTTGCATCACTATGCCACAACTATCATACCTCTGAAGACCGATTGAAAGAAATGATGGGAAAATCTTACAAAGTGATAGAGGTCTTTTTGAGCAGGAAAGTATTGAGTGCTTCTGAGctcaaaacaacaaatttagataaaatagatACAG ATGGCCTGATGTATTTCAAAGATCTCGTCGATGATGAGTTTTTTCCGTCAAATTTGGGAAAACTGGAGAAGCTATGTAGTACCACTGGCTGCGAAGGGGAGCTTGATCTGGAAATGTTTTTGATCAGCAATGACTATATACTCAGTGCTGAAAACCCATATGGTGGTTCCGCTAATTTAGGCTGCTCAAAG CGCATCTTTGAAACACTAGCCTCTCCTACAAAGACAATAAAGAATATGTTGGCTGCACCTAGTTCCCCTTCATCACCTGCCAATGGGGGCTTAATCAAGATTGTGCAAATGACACCAGTTACTTCTGCCATGACAACTGCTAAGTGGCTACGTGATGTGATATCTTCATTGCCTGATAAACCTTCCTCTAACCTTGAACAATTCCTTTCGTCCTGCGATACGGATTTGAGAACTAATGTAATAAAAAGGGTAAGCATAATCTTGGAAGCAATTTTTCCAACCAAGTCTGTAGATCGGGGTGCTTCCATAGGCCTCAATTGTGCAAATGCATTTGATACTCCATGGGCAGAAGCAAGAAAAATGGAGGCTTCCAAGTTGTACTATAGGGTGCTGGAGGCAATCTGCAGAGCAGAGTCACAgaacaacaataaaaataatttaactcCATTGTTGTCAAATGAGCGTTTTCATCGTTGCTTGATTGCATGTTCAGCTGAACTAGTATTGGCAACACATAAGACAGTCATCATGATGTTTCCTGCTGTCCTGGAGAGTACTGGTTTAACTGCATTTGATTTGAGCAAAATAATTGAGACCTTTGTGAGACATGAAGAAACACTTCCAAGAGAATTGAAAAGGCATTTAAATTCATTAGAAGAACAACTTTTGGAAAGCATGTCGTGGGAGAAAGGTTCATCATTGTATAATTCACTGGTTGTTGCCAGGCCATCACTTGCTCAGGAAATAAACTGCATTGGTCTTTTGGCTGAACCGATGCCATCTCTTGATGGCATAGTAGCATGGCAGAATATTCACTCTGAAGGCTTGACAACTGCTCCCTCAAAAAGACGGCCTTCTGCTG ATGTCAACTGTGATCCTCAATCACCAAAGAGATTATGCACCGAATCTAGGAACTCATTGGTAGAGCGAAATTTGCAGACGCCACCTCCAAAGCAAAGCCAAACAGGCTTAAGTAGCTTGAAAGCGAAATACCATCCTCTCCAGGCAACATTTGCAAG CCCCACTGTCAGTAATCCTGTTAGTGGGAATGAAAAATGTGCTGTAGTAGGGGTACAGATCTTCTTTTCCAAA ATTTTGAAGTTGGCTGCTATTAGAATAAGAAACCTATGTGAAAGGCTCCGACATGAAGAGCTGACTGTGAGCgtctataatatatttaagcAGATTGTTGACCAACAGACagctttatttttcaacagaCACGTTGACCAAATTATTCTTTGCTGCCTCTATGGTGTTGCAAAG GTTTCTCAATTACCCTTGACATTCAAGGAGATTGTCAATAACTATAAGAGGGAACCACAATGTAAACCTGAAGTTTTCAGAAGTGTCTTTGTTGGGAATACAAATCGCAATGGT GGATTAGGATCACGCCATGTCGatatcattgttttttataatcaGGTATTTGTTCCCACAGTCAAGCCTTTGCTGGTGGCTCTAATGCCTTCTGGTACTCGTCCTGAAGACAAGAAGAACACTAATA gCCAACTTCCTGGATCACCCAAGCCATCTCCTTTCTCAAATTTACCAGATATGTCCCCAAAGAAAGTTTCATCTTCGCATAATGTGTATGTCTCTCCTTTACGACAAACTAAG ATGGATGTGTTGCTTTCACCAAGTTCGCGGAGTTTCTATGCATGTATCGGTGAAAGCACTCAAGCTTTTCAGAGCCCGTCTAAGGATCTGGCTGCTATAAACAACCGCCTGAATTA CTCCAGCAGGAGAATCAACACACGAATAAACTTCGACATGGTGAGTGACTCAGTGGTAGCTGGTAGTCTGGGCCAACCCAATGGTGGTTCTGCCTCCTCGGATCCTGCTGCTGCATTTAGTCCCCTATCAAAGAAGAGCAAAACGGActcttga
- the LOC102707627 gene encoding retinoblastoma-related protein 2 isoform X2: MASPPPPAVEARLADLCKELGVDEGVAGEAAALLEEGKGALLASPSFGSRSPGDVEKLCFAFVLYCASKLKEAKAGSRVRLWEILKGCKLKCHDFLKESQQLALKVDQVLGSRYGLDWEARLELKQLDILVNLLADASRFYRKAFNELFLSSSPDQQPRLTTNIPDYIRFGWLLFLMLRSKSPELFKDLVSCIHGLVAILAILLIHVPAKFRSFTIEGSSHLIKQTEKGVDLLASLCHNYHTSEDRLKEMMGKSYKVIEVFLSRKVLSASELKTTNLDKIDTDGLMYFKDLVDDEFFPSNLGKLEKLCSTTGCEGELDLEMFLISNDYILSAENPYGGSANLGCSKRIFETLASPTKTIKNMLAAPSSPSSPANGGLIKIVQMTPVTSAMTTAKWLRDVISSLPDKPSSNLEQFLSSCDTDLRTNVIKRVSIILEAIFPTKSVDRGASIGLNCANAFDTPWAEARKMEASKLYYRVLEAICRAESQNNNKNNLTPLLSNERFHRCLIACSAELVLATHKTVIMMFPAVLESTGLTAFDLSKIIETFVRHEETLPRELKRHLNSLEEQLLESMSWEKGSSLYNSLVVARPSLAQEINCIGLLAEPMPSLDGIVAWQNIHSEGLTTAPSKRRPSADVNCDPQSPKRLCTESRNSLVERNLQTPPPKQSQTGLSSLKAKYHPLQATFASPTVSNPVSGNEKCAVVGVQIFFSKILKLAAIRIRNLCERLRHEELTVSVYNIFKQIVDQQTALFFNRHVDQIILCCLYGVAKVSQLPLTFKEIVNNYKREPQCKPEVFRSVFVGNTNRNGGLGSRHVDIIVFYNQVFVPTVKPLLVALMPSGTRPEDKKNTNSQLPGSPKPSPFSNLPDMSPKKVSSSHNVYVSPLRQTKMDVLLSPSSRSFYACIGESTQAFQSPSKDLAAINNRLN, translated from the exons atggcgtcgccgcctcctcccgccgtgGAGGCGCGTCTCGCGGATCTCTGCAAG GAGCTGGGAGTGGACGAAGGCGTCGCCGGGGAGGCTGCGGCGTTGctggaggaggggaagggcgCGCtcctcgcgtcgccgtcgttcggGAGCAGATCG CCGGGGGATGTTGAGAAGCTGTGCTTCGCGTTCGTGCTGTACTGCGCCTCCAAGCTGAAGGAGGCGAAGGCTGGCTCCCGCGTTAGGCTGTGGGAGATCTTGAAGGGGTGCAAGCTCAA GTGCCATGATTTCTTAAAGGAATCGCAGCAGCTTGCTCTGAAGGTCGACCAGGTCTTGGGAAGCCGATATGGGTTGGATTGGGAAGCTCGGCTAGAG CTCAAGCAATTGGATATTTTAGTAAATCTATTGGCAGATGCAAGCAG GTTCTATCGCAAAGCATTTAATGAGCTATTCTTGAGCTCCAGTCCTGATCAGCAGCCTCGATTAACTACAAATATTCCTGATTATATCCGTTTTGGGTGGCTGCTCTTCTTAATGCTTCGCTCAAAATCACCTGAACTGTTTAAGGACCTGGTATCCTGCATCCATGGACTAGTTGCCATATTG GCCATACTTTTAATTCATGTGCCTGCTAAATTTAGGAGCTTCACAATCGAAGGTTCTTCCCACTTAA TCAAACAAACTGAGAAAGGTGTAGACCTTCTTGCATCACTATGCCACAACTATCATACCTCTGAAGACCGATTGAAAGAAATGATGGGAAAATCTTACAAAGTGATAGAGGTCTTTTTGAGCAGGAAAGTATTGAGTGCTTCTGAGctcaaaacaacaaatttagataaaatagatACAG ATGGCCTGATGTATTTCAAAGATCTCGTCGATGATGAGTTTTTTCCGTCAAATTTGGGAAAACTGGAGAAGCTATGTAGTACCACTGGCTGCGAAGGGGAGCTTGATCTGGAAATGTTTTTGATCAGCAATGACTATATACTCAGTGCTGAAAACCCATATGGTGGTTCCGCTAATTTAGGCTGCTCAAAG CGCATCTTTGAAACACTAGCCTCTCCTACAAAGACAATAAAGAATATGTTGGCTGCACCTAGTTCCCCTTCATCACCTGCCAATGGGGGCTTAATCAAGATTGTGCAAATGACACCAGTTACTTCTGCCATGACAACTGCTAAGTGGCTACGTGATGTGATATCTTCATTGCCTGATAAACCTTCCTCTAACCTTGAACAATTCCTTTCGTCCTGCGATACGGATTTGAGAACTAATGTAATAAAAAGGGTAAGCATAATCTTGGAAGCAATTTTTCCAACCAAGTCTGTAGATCGGGGTGCTTCCATAGGCCTCAATTGTGCAAATGCATTTGATACTCCATGGGCAGAAGCAAGAAAAATGGAGGCTTCCAAGTTGTACTATAGGGTGCTGGAGGCAATCTGCAGAGCAGAGTCACAgaacaacaataaaaataatttaactcCATTGTTGTCAAATGAGCGTTTTCATCGTTGCTTGATTGCATGTTCAGCTGAACTAGTATTGGCAACACATAAGACAGTCATCATGATGTTTCCTGCTGTCCTGGAGAGTACTGGTTTAACTGCATTTGATTTGAGCAAAATAATTGAGACCTTTGTGAGACATGAAGAAACACTTCCAAGAGAATTGAAAAGGCATTTAAATTCATTAGAAGAACAACTTTTGGAAAGCATGTCGTGGGAGAAAGGTTCATCATTGTATAATTCACTGGTTGTTGCCAGGCCATCACTTGCTCAGGAAATAAACTGCATTGGTCTTTTGGCTGAACCGATGCCATCTCTTGATGGCATAGTAGCATGGCAGAATATTCACTCTGAAGGCTTGACAACTGCTCCCTCAAAAAGACGGCCTTCTGCTG ATGTCAACTGTGATCCTCAATCACCAAAGAGATTATGCACCGAATCTAGGAACTCATTGGTAGAGCGAAATTTGCAGACGCCACCTCCAAAGCAAAGCCAAACAGGCTTAAGTAGCTTGAAAGCGAAATACCATCCTCTCCAGGCAACATTTGCAAG CCCCACTGTCAGTAATCCTGTTAGTGGGAATGAAAAATGTGCTGTAGTAGGGGTACAGATCTTCTTTTCCAAA ATTTTGAAGTTGGCTGCTATTAGAATAAGAAACCTATGTGAAAGGCTCCGACATGAAGAGCTGACTGTGAGCgtctataatatatttaagcAGATTGTTGACCAACAGACagctttatttttcaacagaCACGTTGACCAAATTATTCTTTGCTGCCTCTATGGTGTTGCAAAG GTTTCTCAATTACCCTTGACATTCAAGGAGATTGTCAATAACTATAAGAGGGAACCACAATGTAAACCTGAAGTTTTCAGAAGTGTCTTTGTTGGGAATACAAATCGCAATGGT GGATTAGGATCACGCCATGTCGatatcattgttttttataatcaGGTATTTGTTCCCACAGTCAAGCCTTTGCTGGTGGCTCTAATGCCTTCTGGTACTCGTCCTGAAGACAAGAAGAACACTAATA gCCAACTTCCTGGATCACCCAAGCCATCTCCTTTCTCAAATTTACCAGATATGTCCCCAAAGAAAGTTTCATCTTCGCATAATGTGTATGTCTCTCCTTTACGACAAACTAAG ATGGATGTGTTGCTTTCACCAAGTTCGCGGAGTTTCTATGCATGTATCGGTGAAAGCACTCAAGCTTTTCAGAGCCCGTCTAAGGATCTGGCTGCTATAAACAACCGCCTGAATTA A
- the LOC121055805 gene encoding uncharacterized protein LOC121055805, with the protein MMMSLMSSRASAAALLRAAPSRSAATSAARARKPVGEYLPVYVALGMVAASVSLGLATARQQLAHAPNVRLDKKKREAVPELSAPDMALDEAERFVRGSPFRKVAHVQDDRSLRAGVAADPVAAADRPAARKAVTLKDAGVEPPGIERGREEILEVLGKKTRTAAAAA; encoded by the coding sequence atgaTGATGTCCTTGATGTCCTCGCgagcctctgccgccgccctcctccgcgcggcgccgtcccgctccgccgcgacgtcggcggcgagggcgaggaagCCGGTGGGGGAATACCTGCCGGTGTACGTGGCGCTGGGGATGGTCGCGGCGTCGGTGTCGCTgggcctcgccaccgccaggCAGCAGCTGGCGCACGCGCCCAACGTGCGCCTCGACAAGAAGAAGCGGGAGGCCGTCCCCGAGCTGTCGGCGCCCGACATGGCGCTCGACGAGGCGGAGCGCTTCGTCCGCGGCTCGCCGTTCCGCAAGGTGGCGCACGTGCAGGACGACCGCTCGCtccgcgccggcgtcgccgccgaccccgtcgccgccgccgaccgccccGCCGCCAGGAAGGCCGTCACCCTCAAggacgccggcgtcgagccGCCGGGCATCGAacgggggagggaggagatcCTCGAGGTCCTCGGGAAGAAgacccgcaccgccgccgccgccgcctga
- the LOC102707911 gene encoding ATP-dependent DNA helicase At3g02060, chloroplastic: MVVNLMELYLQRMRQKRPPYPKPVEMDQFTAEFPYEPTPDQNQAFIDVEKDLTERETPMDRLICGDVGFGKTEVAMRAIFIVISAGFQAMVLAPTVILAKQHYDVMSERFSNYPDIKVAMFSGAQTKEEKDELITNIRNGDLQIIVGTHAVLTERMAYNNLGLLVVDEEQKFGVQQKEKIASYKASIDVLTLSATPIPRTLYLALTGFRDASLMSTPPPERVAVRTYVSGFSKERALSAIKFELARGGQVFYVVPRIKAIDDVLQFLKDFLPDVPMAVAHGKKVSKNIQLAMEKFACGEVKILVCTHIIESGIDIPNANTIIVQYAELFGLAQLYQLRGRVGRSGTEGFAYLFYTDKSLLSKIATDRLGAIEEHSDLGQGFHVAEKDMGIRGFGSLFGEQQSGDVANVGIDLFFDMLFDSLSKVDQFCLVPVPYKDVQLDINISSRLSSEYISYLENPVELLNEATKAAEKDLWTLMQFTEDLRRQYGKEPRDMELLLKKLYVRRMAADLGISRIYSSGKTIIMKTNMNKKVFRLMREAMSLETHRNSLSFTGKEIKGELLVNLPDSLLLNWLFHCLADCYAVIPALVKY; the protein is encoded by the exons ATGGTAGTCAACTTGATGGAGTTATATTTGCAAAGGATGAGGCAGAAAAGGCCTCCATACCCGAAGCCTGTGGAAATGGATCAGTTTACTGCTGAATTTCCTTATGAGCCTACTCCAGACCAAAACCAG GCATTTATAGATGTTGAGAAAGATCTGACTGAAAGGGAAACACCGATGGACAGATTGATCTGTGGAGATGTTGGTTTTGGTAAAACTGAAGTTGCAATGCGTGCTATATTCATTGTTATATCTGCAGGATTCCAAGCTATGGTTCTTGCTCCAACCGTAATACTAGCCAAGCAACATTATGATGTAATGTCTGAGCGTTTCTCCAATTATCCTGATATAAAGGTTGCCATGTTTAGTGGTGCTCAG accaaagaagaaaaagatgagctAATAACAAACATAAGGAATGGTGATTTGCAAATTATTGTTGGAACTCATGCTGTTCTTACAGAGCGAATGGCATATAACAATCTTGGTCTCCTAGTCGTGGATGAAGAACAG AAGTTTGGTGTTCAACAAAAGGAGAAGATTGCATCATACAAGGCTTCTATTGATGTTCTCACACTGTCTGCAACACCAATCCCACGTACTCTGTATCTTGCCTTGACTGGTTTCCGTGATGCCAG TTTAATGTCTACACCACCTCCTGAAAGAGTTGCTGTAAGGACCTATGTGTCGGGATTTAGCAAAGAAAGGGCTCTATCAGCTATTAAGTTTGAGTTGGCACGTGGTGGTCAAGTTTTTTATGTTGTTCCACGAATAAAAG CAATAGATGACGTGCTGCAATTTCTTAAGGATTTTCTTCCAGATGTTCCAATGGCCGTTGCTCATGGAAAG AAAGTTTCAAAGAACATACAACTTGCTATGGAAAAATTTGCTTGCGGGGAAGTCAAAATTCTTGTCTGTACACACATCATTGAAAGTGGAATAGATATTCCGAATGCCAACACGATTATAGTCCAGTATGCTGAATTATTTGGGCTTGCACAGCTGTATCAG TTGCGGGGTAGAGTAGGAAGATCAGGCACAGAAGGTTTTGCATATCTCTTCTACACTGATAAGTCTTTGCTCTCAAAGATTGCAACG GATAGACTTGGAGCTATTGAGGAGCATTCAGATCTCGGTCAAGGTTTCCATGTTGCAGAGAAGGATATGGGTATTAGGGGGTTTGGAAGCTTGTTTGGTGAGCAACAATCTGGAGATGTTGCAAATGTTGGCATTGACCTATTCTTTGATATGCTTTTTGATAGCTTGTCAAAG GTTGATCAATTTTGTCTTGTTCCTGTTCCTTACAAAGATGTTCAG CTGgatataaacatttcttcACGCCTCTCCTCTGAATACATAAGTTATCTTGAAAATCCAGTGGAATTGCTTAATGAAGCCACAAAAGCTGCAGAGAAGGACCTATGGACCTTAATGCAATTCACAGAAGATCTTCGCCGACAATATGGAAAGGAGCCTCGTGATATGGAG CTGCTATTGAAAAAGCTCTATGTAAGGCGGATGGCAGCGGATCTTGGTATCAGTAGGATATATTCATCTGGCAAAACGATCATCATGAAAACAAACATGAACAAGAAGGTATTTCGGCTCATGAGAGAAGCAATGTCTTTGGAGACACATCGAAATTCCCTATCATTCACTGGGAAGGAAATTAAG GGTGAACTACTTGTCAATTTGCCGGACAGTCTACTCCTAAATTGGCTTTTTCATTGCTTAGCAGACTGCTATGCTGTAATACCGGCACTCGTGAAGTACTAG
- the LOC121055767 gene encoding uncharacterized protein LOC121055767, with product MADFLLLACHLLLSLALLAASLSHLLLAAVSHSPHLHLPLLRSLRHPLLRLLPALLALPFPFLPVGPTGLLLLPPLLLPLPLPFLPHLLLPLRPLLLSLPLLLLARAAALLAGSFPPSDLQAHALSVAALLLLAAAVASLAAALAPPGTAHHLLAETALACAGAVGALWAAYSGLVLYVDSCVPAGCHRLMDAAAAPATRCDVEVARLRAVALMDLALSVHCVLVAAVAVGVYLGVARWCGVDGGGGAGVGMGRRHNGVGGSYDALPTVTSAGAIAEMEHLPMKAVVGKSVAQE from the coding sequence atGGCGgacttcctcctcctcgcctgccacctcctcctctccctcgccctcctcgccgcctccctctcccacctcctcctcgccgccgtctcccactccccccacctccacctccccctcctccgctccctccgccacccgctcctccgcctcctccccgccctcctcgccctccccttccccttcctccccgtgggccccaccggcctcctcctcctcccccctctcctcctccctctcccgctccccttcctcccccacctcctcctcccgctccgcccgctcctcctctccctcccgctcctcctcctcgcccgcgccgccgcgctcctcgcGGGATCGTTCCCGCCCTCCGACCTCCAGGCCCACGCGCTCTCCGTCGCggcgctgctcctcctcgccgccgcggtggcctcgctcgccgccgcgctggccCCGCCGGGGACGGcccaccacctcctcgccgAGACGGCGCTcgcctgcgccggcgccgtggggGCGCTCTGGGCGGCCTACAGCGGCCTCGTCCTCTACGTCGACTCCTGCGTCCCCGCCGGGTGCCACCGCCTGatggacgccgcggcggcgcccgccaCGCGCTGCGACGTCGAGGTGGCCAGGCTGCGGGCCGTGGCGCTCATGGACCTCGCGCTTTCCGTGCATTGCGTGCTCGTGGCGGCCGTCGCGGTGGGGGTGTACCTCGGGGTGGCGAGGTGGTGCggggtggacggcggcgggggcgccggGGTGGGGATGGGGAGGAGACATAACGGCGTCGGTGGATCATACGATGCGCTGCCCACTGTTACGTCTGCCGGCGCAATTGCGGAGATGGAGCATTTGCCGATGAAGGCCGTCGTCGGCAAGAGCGTGGCGCAGGAATAA